The Streptomyces lienomycini sequence GTACTACGTGCAAACGGCGGCCGGTGCGCCGGTGGACGTGGAGAAGCTGACGAACGCGAACGGCCGCCCGGACTACAACTACGACTACGTGTCGGGTCTGAGGTACGAGATCGATGTCGCGCAGGCGGCCGGTTCGCGGATCCGGAACCTCACGTACGGCGGTGCTCCGCTGGACGACGCCCAGCAGTTCGTGCTGGCGGTGAACAACTACCGGGCCAACGGCGGCGGTGCCTTCCCGCACGTGGCGTCGGCCAAGGAGCTGTGGTCGGAGTCGACGGAGATCCGCACGCGGATCGCGGAGTGGGCGACCGCGAAGGGTGTGCTGGACCCGGAGGACTTCGCGTCCGCTGACTGGTCGCTGACGCGGAACGGTGAGCCGCTGTTCTGATCGCGGGCCTCTCAGGCTCCGTCCGCCAGGGGGGTGAGCGCCCGGTGGTGGCGTGCGGACGGGATCTGGGGCAGGCCGTCGGCCAGGCCGAAGGTGGTGAAGGCGGTGCGGCCGGGCAGGGGGTAGGGCTCCTGCCCGGTCAGGTCGTTGAGGATGGTCGCGCTGCGCCAGGCGGCGAGGCCGAGGTCGGGTGCGCCGACGCCGTGGGTGTGCGTCTCGGCGTTCTGGACGTAGACGGAGCCGGTGACGGAGGGGTCGAGGACGAGGCGGAAGCGGTCGTCGACGCGGGGGCGTTCGCGGCTGTCGCGCCGCATGTAGGGGTCGAGTCCGGCGAGGACGCGGCCCAGGGGGCGTTCGCGGTAGCCGGTGGCGAGCACGACGGCGTCGGTGGTGAGGCGTGAGCGGGTCTTCTGCTGTTCGTGTTCCAGGTGGAGTTCGACCTGGGTGGCGCCGATGCGGCCGGCGGTGCGGACGTGGACGCCGGGGGTGAGGGTGGTGTCGGGCCAGCCGCCGTCGAGGGTGCGGCGGTACAGCTCGTCGTGGATGGCGGCGGTGGTGTCGGCGTCGATGCCCTTGTGCAGTTGCCACTGGGCGGCGACGAGGCGGTCGCGGACCGGTTCGGCCAGGCCGTGGAAGTAGCGGGTGTAGTCGGGGGTGAAGTGCTCCAGGCCGAGCTTGGAGTACTCCATCGGGGCGAGGGCCTCGGTGCGGCCGAGCCAGTGCAGCCGCTCGTGCCCGGCGGGGCGGTGGCGGAGCAGGTCGAGGAAGGTCTCCGCGCCGGACTGGCCGGTTCCGATGACGGTGACGTGGCCGGCGGCCAGGAGCGTGTCGCGGTGGGTGAGGTAGTCGGCGGCGTGGACGACGGGGACGCGGGGGTCGTCGACGAGGGGCCTGAGCGGGTCGGGGACGTGGGGTTCGGTACCGACGCCCAGGACGACGTTCCTGGTGTGGGTGCGGCCGAGGGCCTCGGCCTCTCCGTCGGAGTCGAGCTGGGTGTAGTCGACCTCGAAGAGGCCGCGTTCGGGGTTCCAGCGGACCGCGTCGACCTGGTGGTGGAAGTGGAGGGAGGGCAGGTTCCCGGCGACCCAGCGGCAGTAGGCGTCGTACTCGGCACGCTCGATGTGGAAGCGTTCGGCGAAGTAGAAGGGGAAGAGCCGTTCTCTGGCCCTGAGGTGGTTGAGGAAGGTCCAGGGGCTCGCCGGGTCGGCGAGGGTGACCAGGTCGGCGAGGAAGGGCACCTGGACGCGCGCGCCGTCGAGGAGGAGGCCGGGATGCCAGCGGAAGGCGGGGCGCTGGTCGTAGAAGACGGCGTCGAGGCCGGTGAGGGGGTCGGCGAGGGCCGCGAGGGAGAGGTTGAAGGGGCCGACGCCGATGCCGACGAGGTCGCGGGGGGCGTCGGGGGCGGGGTGCGGGGCGGTGTTCATCGGGGGGTGGGTCCTTCCACGAGCGTGAGGAGGGCGGCGAGGTCGTCCGGTCCGGCGTGGGGGTTGAGGAGGGTCGCCTTGAGCCAGAGCCGGCCGTCGGCGCGGGCCCGGCCGAGGACGGCGCGGCCGGTGGTGAGCAGGGTGCGGCGTACGGCGGCGACGGCGTCGTCGGTGGCGCCCGCGGGCCGGAACAGGACCGTGCTGATGGTGGGCGGGGCGTGCAGTTCGAATCCGGGGTGGGTCGCGACCAGGTCGGCGAACTCCCGGGCGAGGGAGCAGACCGTGTCGACGAGGGCGCCCAGTCCGGCGCGGCCGAGGGTTTTGAGGGTGACGGCGGTTTTGAGGACGTCGGGGCGGCGGCTGGTGCGCGGGGAGCGGCCGAGGAGGTCGGGCAGGCCCGCGTCGGTGTCGTCGTCGGCGTTGAGGTAGTCGGCGCGGTGGTGGAGGGCGGCGAGGTCGCCGGTGTCGGTGACCGTGAGGACGCCCGCCGGAATCGGCTGCCAGCCGAGCTTGTGGAGGTCCAGGGCGACGGTGTCGGCGGCGTCCAGTCCCGTGAGCCGGGCGCGGTGCCGGTCGCTGAAGAGGAGGCCCGCTCCGTAGGCGGCGTCGACGTGGAGGCGGGCGCCGTGGGCGGTGCAGCGGTCGGCGATCTCGGGCAGGGGGTCGATGAGCCCGGCGTCGGTGGTGCCGGCGGTGGCGGCGACGAGGTGGGGTCCGGGGACCTGAGTGAGGGCCTCGTCGAGGGCGGCGGGGTCCAGGACGCCGGCGGGGGCGGGCACGACGACGGGGTCGGGCAGGCCCAGCAGCCAGGCGGCGCGGGGCAGGGAGTGGTGGGCGTGTTCCCCGTGGACCAGTCGCAGGGCGGCGCCGTGCCTCTCGCGGGCGAGGAGGACGGCGAGCTGGTTGGACTCGGTGCCGCCGGTGGTGACGAGGGCGTCGGCGGCGCCGGTCTCCCGGGCGAGGGCGCGGGTGACGAGGGTTTCGAGGGCGGAGGCGGCGGGTGCCTGGTCCCAGGAGTCGAGGGAGGGGTTGAGGACGCTGGCGGCGAGGTCGGCGGCCGCGGCGACCGCGAGGGGCGGGGCGTGCAGGTGGGCGGCGCACAGGGGATGGGCGGGGTCGGCGGCGCCCTCGGCGAGCGCGGTGACCAGGGCGCGCAGCGCGTCGGGGTCGCCGCGGTCGGGGAGGATGTCGCCGGCCGCGGCCGCGACCCGGGCGGCGACGGTGTCGGGGCCGCCCGCGGGCAGCGGGCCGCGGCGTGCGGCGGTGCCGGTGCGCAGGGCGTCGAGCACGGTGTCGAGCAGGGGCCGCAGGGCGTCGGTGCCGTGCGGGCCCGAGGCGAGGGGCGGCAGGCCCATGGGCTGTCCTTGGGGCGCGGGGGCTGGGGTTCCAGCTTGTACGCGCGGGTGCGCGTACGCCCGGACAGCTCAGTGATCACAACCCGAAAGGGGTATCCGAGCGCCCCTCTCCCCCGCCTGCCGCCCCGCCCCGGGCTCAGCGCGTGCCGGCCTCCCGTACCCGCAGGGCGCGGTGGAGGTCGTCGAGCTGGTCGGCGAGCTT is a genomic window containing:
- a CDS encoding pyridoxal phosphate-dependent decarboxylase family protein, with translation MGLPPLASGPHGTDALRPLLDTVLDALRTGTAARRGPLPAGGPDTVAARVAAAAGDILPDRGDPDALRALVTALAEGAADPAHPLCAAHLHAPPLAVAAAADLAASVLNPSLDSWDQAPAASALETLVTRALARETGAADALVTTGGTESNQLAVLLARERHGAALRLVHGEHAHHSLPRAAWLLGLPDPVVVPAPAGVLDPAALDEALTQVPGPHLVAATAGTTDAGLIDPLPEIADRCTAHGARLHVDAAYGAGLLFSDRHRARLTGLDAADTVALDLHKLGWQPIPAGVLTVTDTGDLAALHHRADYLNADDDTDAGLPDLLGRSPRTSRRPDVLKTAVTLKTLGRAGLGALVDTVCSLAREFADLVATHPGFELHAPPTISTVLFRPAGATDDAVAAVRRTLLTTGRAVLGRARADGRLWLKATLLNPHAGPDDLAALLTLVEGPTPR
- a CDS encoding lysine N(6)-hydroxylase/L-ornithine N(5)-oxygenase family protein — its product is MNTAPHPAPDAPRDLVGIGVGPFNLSLAALADPLTGLDAVFYDQRPAFRWHPGLLLDGARVQVPFLADLVTLADPASPWTFLNHLRARERLFPFYFAERFHIERAEYDAYCRWVAGNLPSLHFHHQVDAVRWNPERGLFEVDYTQLDSDGEAEALGRTHTRNVVLGVGTEPHVPDPLRPLVDDPRVPVVHAADYLTHRDTLLAAGHVTVIGTGQSGAETFLDLLRHRPAGHERLHWLGRTEALAPMEYSKLGLEHFTPDYTRYFHGLAEPVRDRLVAAQWQLHKGIDADTTAAIHDELYRRTLDGGWPDTTLTPGVHVRTAGRIGATQVELHLEHEQQKTRSRLTTDAVVLATGYRERPLGRVLAGLDPYMRRDSRERPRVDDRFRLVLDPSVTGSVYVQNAETHTHGVGAPDLGLAAWRSATILNDLTGQEPYPLPGRTAFTTFGLADGLPQIPSARHHRALTPLADGA